GAAGATAAAACTTCAAGGAGGTCAACTACAACCTCTATCTGTTAGGTTAATTATCTCATAAAATATGAGATTAAAAAAATATATTATGTAGTTACTTATTAACTACAACATTATTATACGAGGAGGTTGATAATGGCTAAATTAAAAATAATTAAAGAGCTTTTATTTTTTATAGTTGGTATGGTTGTTATTCGTTTTGTTATATCAAAATTATTTAAAACTGAATTTTCATTTTTATATAGTGCTATAATAGGTATTGCTGCTTATAGTGGATATTATTTTGTAGCTAAAAAAAAATAGTATATGATAAACAATGTTAATTAAACTGCATTTAAAATCTTGGAAACAAGATTAGAGATGCAGTTTTTTATAAGTAAATTAAAGAAAAGATAGAATTGAATATAAATAAAAAATTGGTTGCATATAAATATTTTACACACAACCAATTCAATAATAACCTTATTCCCCATTTTCCTTTAACCACAATCTAATAGTTTCTTCTAAATCATTCTTAAAGTTAGTCCTTAAAATTTTTAATGGCTTTTTTATTTCTTTTGCTTTGCATTCTTTATTAAATCTTTCAAAATATCCTCCAAAATTGCTTGTAGCCGTTCCAAAAGGATAAATAATTTTATCTGTTAAATCATATTTTTTTATAAAAGAGTTAATAGGAGGTGCATAAGTAAACCACCAAGTAGGCCCACCAATAAAAATTTTATCATAAGCAGATAAATCAATTTCATTTTTTATTGGGGGTTCATATCCAGTTTTACAATGTCCTAATCCTATTGTATAAGCTGTAAGTTTACTATAAGGTTTTTCTAACTCTATTTCATATACATCTGCATTAGTTAGTTTTTGCAATATATCAACAACTTTTCTTGTTTTTCCACCTAAAGAATAATAAACAATTAACGATTTACTCATAATAAACCTCCCTCTATTCTCTTATTCAATCAATTATATCCTTAAAAAATTTTTTTAATTTTTTCATAAAGCCTGATTTTTGTTCATAGTTCTTATCGTTTAAACTATCTTCAAATTTTTGTAGTAATTCCTTTTGTTTATCAGTTAATTTCTTTGGAGTTTCTATTGTAAGTTTTACAATTATATCCCCTTTTCCATAACCTCTAAGTGATTTTATTCCTTCTCCACTAACTTTAAGTAGTCTACCACTTTCTGTTCCTTCTGGAACTTTAATCATTTTCTTTCCATTTAAAGTTGGAACTTCTACTTCTCCACCTAAAACAGCTGTTGAATATGAAATAGGAACTTCACAATATAGATTTTCTCCTTGTCTTACAAAAATATCGTGAGGTTTTATCCTAATAACTATATATAAATCTCCATTAGGTCCACCACTTTGGCTAGCTTCACCTAATCCAGCATATTTTAATTTTTGTCCATCATCTATACCAGCTGGAACATTAATTTTCTTTTCAACAGTTTCTTTTGCAGTTCCTGTTCCACGACAATGTTTACATTTCTTTTCAGGTACTTGTCCTTTTCCATGGCAGTCAGGGCAAACTGATTGTGATTGCATTACACCCAATATAGTTCTTTGTTGAGTTCTGATTGTCCCTTGCCCATTACAAGTAGGACATGTTTTCATTTTCTCATCTTCTGCACCTGTTCCATGACAATATTCACATTTTCCATTTCTTTTATATTTGATAGTCTTTTCTGCACCTTTAGCTGCTTCTTCTAAAGTTATTTCAAGATTGTATCTTAGATCATTTCCAGGTTCAACATAGCTTCTTCTTGAAGAACCACCAAAACTACTAAATCCTTCAAAACCTCCAAAGCTACCTCCACCACCAAAGATATCTCCAAATATATCTCCAAAATCAAAGCCTCCTGCTCCTGTATTAAAACCACTAAATCCTGGTCCACCTTGTTCAAAGGCTGCATGTCCAAATTGATCATATTGTTGTTTCTTTTGAGCATCAGAAAGAACTTGATAAGCCTCATTTATTTCTTTAAATTTTTCTTCAGCATCTTTTTTTTCAGCATCTGAAGCATTTGCAAATCTATCAGGATGATATTTCATTGCTGCCTTTTTAAATGCTTTTTTTATATCATCTTCACTTGCTCCTTTATCTACACCAAGGACTTCATAATAGTCTCTTTTTGCCATATACTTCCCTCCACCTAATTATTTAATATTCAATTAGCTATTATATGTTTATTTAAACTTTTTTTCAAGCTCTAAAAGATATTTTTTTATTTCAACACCTTTATTTCCGCCTTCGCCACCACTATATCCACCTAATTTACCATCTTTTGTTATAATTCTATGACAAGGAATAATTATTGGGATACAATTTTTTCCATTGGCTGAACCAACAGCTCTAACTGCTCTATCATTTCCTATCATTTTGGCTTCATCACTATATGAAATAGTTTCTCCATAAGGTATTTTTAATAAAGAGTCCCAACATTGCTTTTGAAACTCAGTTCCTCTAATATCTAATTTAATATTAAATTCTTTTCTCTTTCCATTAAAGTATTCTTCTAATTGCTTTTTACATTTTTTTGTTAAAGGAGATTCAATAAAAATATTATATAGACTTTTTCTTTTTTCTATATCTGTATTCCCTAAAAAACTTATTTCACTTATACCATCTTTTTCTTCAATTATTTCTAAATAACCTATTTCTTTATTATACAAAAATGAAATACCTTTAACATTTTTCATGTTCTCCTCCTCTTATAAATAATTTAGAGTTATTAAAATTTAATAAATACAGTAAAAACAGTTCTTATTACAACTAAATTTATAATAGCTCTATTATAATTATCATTTTGTAAACATAGATATATTTGAAAACATTTTATTTAATTTATGTTCATCAAATGGTAAATATTCTGCTATTGTAAATCCTACTACATTTGCATTTTTATCTATGACGGATAGTATTTCAGATAATTTTTCCATAGTCATTTTACCACTTCCACTACCGTCTCCTACTAATTCTTTATTAGCAAAATATGTTGAATGGAAAAGATTTTCATCAAGTACATCAATATCAAGATGGACAAGAATATGATCAAATTTTTTAATAAAGTCTTTTATTTCTTCATTAGTTAAAAACTCATCTGTTTGTATTTTATAATTAATATTTTTTTCTTTTAAAAATTTTTCTTGATATTTATGTATTTCTTGAAGTCCCACATATAAAACTTGATCTGATGTAAACTTTTTATTTTTCATTAACTTTGTAATTTTTGTTTCTTCTTCTCCTAAAAGTGAACCTAAAACAAAAGCATGTGCATTTGGATAACCATCATTAACTGTTGATACATCAGGATGTGTATCAATCCAAATAATTCCTAAATTTTCATATTTCCCATGAAGATAATCAAAAGGTGCTTGTGAAACAACACAATTCCCCCCTATAGTTATTACCTTATCTGGATTTACATCCTCCAGAACTTTCATAGCTTCTTTTATTCCCTTAATAACTTCCTCTTTTCCATAAATTCCATCTGTAATTACATATTTTTTACCTGATGGTGCTTCAATATTTACTTTATACACTTCTTGATTTTCATTTTGAGGCAATATATATTGTAGTAAATTAGCCCCAAAAAAATATGTTTCTAGCCCTCCACTCACAAAATCTGGATATAACAACCTAATTGTTTTCATTTTAACTCCTCTTATACACACTATATAAATATTATAATTGGGACTGTTTATAACAGTCCCTTTATAATTTTATTAGTCCACAACTTCTGCTTCTGCTACATCTTCATCTTTTTTATCATTATTTGTACTATTAGTATTAGCTCCTGCTTGTTGTTGAGCTTGAGCCTTAGCTTGTGCTTCTTTATATAATTCTTCTGCAAACTTATGAGATGCTTGAGACAATTTTTCCATAGCAGAATCTATTGCAGATTTATCATCACTATCTTTAACTTTCTTCAATTCTTCAATAGCAGCTTCTATGTTTTTCTTATCTGTTTCATTTACTTTGTCAGGATTTTCTTTTAAAGTCTTTTCAGTTGCAGAAATTAATTGGTCTGCTCTATTTCTTGCTTCAACTAATTCTTGGAATTTTTTATCTTCTTCAGCATGTGCTTCTGCTTCCTTAGTCATTCTTTCAATTTCTTCTTTAGAAAGATTACTTGAACCAGAGATAGTTACTTTATTTTCTTTTCCTGTTCCTAAATCTTTAGCAGATACATGAACTATACCATTAGCATCTATATCAAATGTAACTTCTATTTGAGGCACACCTCTTGGAGCAGCAGGGATACCTTCCAAATTAAAAGTTCCTAAACTATGGTTATCAGCAGCTCTTGATCTTTCACCTTGTAATACATTTATAGTAACTGCAGTTTGATTATCTGCATATGTTGAGTATACTTGAGATTTTTTAACTGGGATAGTAGTATTTTTATCTATCATCTTTGTAAATACTCCTCCAGCTGTTTCAATTCCTAATGACAATGGAGTTACATCAAGAAGTAATACATCTTTAACATCTCCCATTAATACTCCACCTTGTATTGCAGCACCTGCAGCAACAACTTCATCTGGGTTTATTCCTTTATTAGGTTTTTTACCAAAGAAGTTTTCAACCCATTCTTGAACTGCTGGCATTCTTGTAGAACCTCCAACAAGTAAAATTTCATCTATATCTTTAGTATCAAGATTTGCATCTTTTAATGCAGTCTTTGTTGGTCCTTGAGTTGCTTCAACAAGATGTTTTGTTAAATCATCAAATTTTGCTCTAGTCAATTTCATTTCTAAGTGCTTAGGTCCTGTTGCATCCATAGTTATAAATGGTAATGAAATTGAAGTTTCCATCAATGTTGATAATTCTTTTTTAGCTTTTTCAGCAGCATCTTTTAATCTTTGGTAGGCCATTTTATCATTTGATAAGTCAAGTCCAGTTTCTTTTTTAAATTCTGTAACCATCCAATTTATAATTTCATTATCAAAATCGTCTCCACCTAAGTGGTTATTTCCTGCTGTTGATATAACTTCTATAACACCATCAGATATTTCAAGAACAGATACATC
The sequence above is a segment of the Fusobacterium simiae genome. Coding sequences within it:
- a CDS encoding flavodoxin; translated protein: MSKSLIVYYSLGGKTRKVVDILQKLTNADVYEIELEKPYSKLTAYTIGLGHCKTGYEPPIKNEIDLSAYDKIFIGGPTWWFTYAPPINSFIKKYDLTDKIIYPFGTATSNFGGYFERFNKECKAKEIKKPLKILRTNFKNDLEETIRLWLKENGE
- a CDS encoding arginase family protein; translated protein: MKTIRLLYPDFVSGGLETYFFGANLLQYILPQNENQEVYKVNIEAPSGKKYVITDGIYGKEEVIKGIKEAMKVLEDVNPDKVITIGGNCVVSQAPFDYLHGKYENLGIIWIDTHPDVSTVNDGYPNAHAFVLGSLLGEEETKITKLMKNKKFTSDQVLYVGLQEIHKYQEKFLKEKNINYKIQTDEFLTNEEIKDFIKKFDHILVHLDIDVLDENLFHSTYFANKELVGDGSGSGKMTMEKLSEILSVIDKNANVVGFTIAEYLPFDEHKLNKMFSNISMFTK
- a CDS encoding methylated-DNA--[protein]-cysteine S-methyltransferase, which translates into the protein MKNVKGISFLYNKEIGYLEIIEEKDGISEISFLGNTDIEKRKSLYNIFIESPLTKKCKKQLEEYFNGKRKEFNIKLDIRGTEFQKQCWDSLLKIPYGETISYSDEAKMIGNDRAVRAVGSANGKNCIPIIIPCHRIITKDGKLGGYSGGEGGNKGVEIKKYLLELEKKFK
- the dnaK gene encoding molecular chaperone DnaK, which produces MSKIIGIDLGTTNSCVAIMEGGNVTIIPNSEGARTTPSVVNIKDNGEVVVGEIAKRQAVTNPTSTVSSIKTHMGSDYKVEIFGKKYTPQEISAMILRKLKKDAEAYLGEEVKEAVITVPAYFTDSQRQATKDAGVIAGLDVKRIINEPTAAALAYGLEKKKEEKVLVFDLGGGTFDVSVLEISDGVIEVISTAGNNHLGGDDFDNEIINWMVTEFKKETGLDLSNDKMAYQRLKDAAEKAKKELSTLMETSISLPFITMDATGPKHLEMKLTRAKFDDLTKHLVEATQGPTKTALKDANLDTKDIDEILLVGGSTRMPAVQEWVENFFGKKPNKGINPDEVVAAGAAIQGGVLMGDVKDVLLLDVTPLSLGIETAGGVFTKMIDKNTTIPVKKSQVYSTYADNQTAVTINVLQGERSRAADNHSLGTFNLEGIPAAPRGVPQIEVTFDIDANGIVHVSAKDLGTGKENKVTISGSSNLSKEEIERMTKEAEAHAEEDKKFQELVEARNRADQLISATEKTLKENPDKVNETDKKNIEAAIEELKKVKDSDDKSAIDSAMEKLSQASHKFAEELYKEAQAKAQAQQQAGANTNSTNNDKKDEDVAEAEVVD
- the dnaJ gene encoding molecular chaperone DnaJ, producing the protein MAKRDYYEVLGVDKGASEDDIKKAFKKAAMKYHPDRFANASDAEKKDAEEKFKEINEAYQVLSDAQKKQQYDQFGHAAFEQGGPGFSGFNTGAGGFDFGDIFGDIFGGGGSFGGFEGFSSFGGSSRRSYVEPGNDLRYNLEITLEEAAKGAEKTIKYKRNGKCEYCHGTGAEDEKMKTCPTCNGQGTIRTQQRTILGVMQSQSVCPDCHGKGQVPEKKCKHCRGTGTAKETVEKKINVPAGIDDGQKLKYAGLGEASQSGGPNGDLYIVIRIKPHDIFVRQGENLYCEVPISYSTAVLGGEVEVPTLNGKKMIKVPEGTESGRLLKVSGEGIKSLRGYGKGDIIVKLTIETPKKLTDKQKELLQKFEDSLNDKNYEQKSGFMKKLKKFFKDIID